A region from the Lolium perenne isolate Kyuss_39 chromosome 4, Kyuss_2.0, whole genome shotgun sequence genome encodes:
- the LOC127346838 gene encoding protein FAR1-RELATED SEQUENCE 3-like, translating into MPFAPILGVDNYGKTVVFGVGLLEDERADTFKWLFEEFMSAMDNKHPETIITDQDVAMRIAISKALPYTVHRFCNFHISKNLDDKLSLFFAVRGTLKEELRAVIRNSFTPEEFENSSHDLLERHNALGEPHLDRIYDIRAQWVPAYFKERFFPFTSSTGRSESTNSLFKHYVKRKDSIATFFKEYIIIQEKKQSDLDRLREKREFKESVNWGFNPLEREAMKIYTDPIYGKFAEELRKGTAYNVEVVEEKRLYRVIRVANYRNAEFPRLIYVVSVSSDDDVYKCSCSKMARDGIQCCHVMRVASHIGLTELPVSFINPRWTTAAGIEVARLTERRSNTASQNTHLAVRHTIEMSKISHILSTVCTDHRSYDLFAEGVAELKKAICKDAMERLQTKEKVTRKRKKVDDPVQQDTDNMRHEDREDNNHGHNNEQIHHEEKNLSDKEKMKMSIALIRIHHSQEIQGST; encoded by the coding sequence ATGCCATTTGCTCCAATATTAGGGGTTGATAACTATGGCAAAACAGTCGTGTTCGGAGTAGGACTGCTGGAGGATGAGAGAGCAGACACTTTCAAGTGGCTGTTTGAGGAATTCATGTCTGCCATGGACAACAAGCACCCAGAAACTATAATAACAGACCAAGACGTTGCAATGAGGATTGCAATATCTAAAGCATTACCTTACACAGTGCACCGTTTCTGCAACTTTCACATCAGCAAGAACCTGGATGACAAGTTGTCCCTATTCTTCGCAGTAAGAGGGACTCTGAAGGAAGAACTAAGAGCGGTTATAAGGAACTCATTTACTCCAGAGGAATTCGAAAATAGCTCGCATGATCTACTGGAGCGTCATAATGCTTTGGGAGAGCCACACCTGGACAGGATATATGACATCAGAGCTCAGTGGGTCCCAGCATATTTCAAAGAGAGATTCTTCCCATTCACTTCATCGACGGGGAGAAGTGAGAGCACAAACTCCTTATTCAAACACTATGTAAAAAGGAAGGACTCGATTGCAACATTCTTCAAGGAGTATATTATAATACAAGAAAAAAAACAGTCCGACCTAGATcgcctaagagagaaaagagagttCAAGGAGTCTGTGAATTGGGGATTCAATCCTCTTGAAAGGGAAGCAATGAAAATCTACACAGACCCAATCTACGGCAAGTTTGCTGAAGAGCTAAGGAAGGGTACTGCTTACAACGTTGAAGTTGTGGAAGAGAAGAGGTTATACAGAGTCATTAGGGTGGCTAACTATAGGAATGCAGAGTTCCCCAGATTAATATATGTGGTTAGTGTTTCCTCTGATGACGATGTGTACAAATGCTCGTGCTCAAAGATGGCTCGCGATGGAATACAGTGCTGCCATGTCATGAGGGTGGCTAGTCATATTGGTTTGACTGAGCTTCCTGTCAGTTTCATCAACCCTAGATGGACTACTGCAGCTGGGATAGAGGTAGCGCGATTGACGGAGAGAAGAAGCAATACAGCATCACAGAATACACACTTGGCTGTTAGACACACAATTGAAATGAGCAAAATATCACACATACTATCTACTGTCTGCACGGATCATAGGTCATACGACTTGTTTGCTGAAGGAGTTGCTGAGCTGAAGAAAGCTATATGCAAAGATGCAATGGAACGCCTCCAGACGAAAGAAAAAGTCACACGTAAGAGAAAAAAGGTTGATGACCCAGTTCAACAAGATACTGACAATATGCGTCATGAAGATAGAGAAGACAACAATCATGGACACAACAATGAACAGATACACCATGAGGAGAAAAATTTAAGTGACAAAGAAAAAATGAAGATGAGCATCGCCCTTATAAGGATCCACCACAGTCAGGAAATCCAGGGTTCAACCTAG